A region of the Sphaerodactylus townsendi isolate TG3544 linkage group LG15, MPM_Stown_v2.3, whole genome shotgun sequence genome:
GCATAGTTGTCTTGCATAAGCAATGCAGACAACAGAGTTGACATTTtctttggcccagttctcccctcCTATTTAAAATGCTAAGAATGCACTACTCGGGGGCTATTGATCCCTGATAATGCCAGAAAGACATTTGTTGGGCCACaatgttctagggcagtgatggcaaaccttcttgagaccgagtgcccaaatggcaacccaaaccccacttatttattgcaaagtgccaacacggcaatttaacctgaatgctgaggttttagtttagaaaaaacccggttggctcccccttcctccgccccacccgctcaagaagaggccagcctgctgtagcctccagcaagtcccgcgcacactgctctgtgcctccctagcatctctgcctcctctgcatccctcccccttgggcagcagccacccagagcacaggcaccagacccgccagccaagtcctccctactcactgcggtgcatgcacattgtgctcagtggcccaggccagcctagatgtgtatgtgtgcccactgagagggctccaagtgccacctctggcacccatgccataggttcgccatcactgttctagggagtGGGGAGAGATCAGGGACACTGAtgctaaggaggaggaggaggaggagaaggagaagagttttgatttataccccacctttctcttctgtaaggagactcaaggtggcttacaagctcctttcccttcctctccccacaacggacactttgtgaggtaagtgggcctgagagagtcctgagagaaccgtgactaacccaaggtcacccagcaggaatgtaggagtgcggaaacacatctggttcaccagataagcctccgccactcaggtggaggagtggggaatcaaacccggttctccagattagaatccacctgctctttaccactacaccacgctggctctcaaggaggaGGCATTGCCAATGGAATAGGAGAGAGGGCTGCTCAGTGTCAGCCAAGGAACCGTCCGATTATGTGCTGCTGCTGAggatttgacacccccccccacgccaTCCCACCCAGAATGAAACCATACCGAGCTGCTGCCTCCTGCGAATTGGTGGTGATTTCGATGGCCAGCTGGACACTGTGCTGGAGGGCATCGCGGGTCCTCTGGTCCACGGGCTCCACGCTCTGGATGTCGATGCTGCTAATGACGAGGCCGTTGGGGGCAAAGCGCAGGGAGTTGCGCAGCTTCCCTTCGGCGTCGAAGCCAAACACGGCCGCACAGATGAGACGGCTGGAGTTCTGGGGACGTGGGTTGCAGTCAAGGCGAGAGCACGGATGCCCATTGCTGCTCGTTATCACAAACGCACCGAAGCCAATGGCAGCTTTAGTGACTGCTAGTGCCACTAATGGGACTCTTTGGGACAAAGCAATTAACTCCCCCTAACACCACAGAACAAGATGTAGTTTGGCATCCAGTGGCCAAGCTCGAAAAAACATTCCCCAGGTCAGGGTGGCCAGATCTCCCAACTCCACCTGATCTCCaggatttacaactgatctccagaaatcagctcttctggaggaaacagctgctttggaggatgaactttaTGGCATTCTACCCAATCAAAGTCCCTCGCCTCTCCAAATCTAaccctccctgggctccactccaaatttcaccctccccactccgGGTTCCActccaaactctaccctccccgggctccactccaaactctaccctccccaggctccactccaaactctatcctccccaggctccactctaaATCCCCcattcccaggctccactccaaatTTCTCAACCTGCACTTGATCACCCTGCCTCTCACCCACCCATCTCTTGTGTGACAAAGGTTCATTTTTAGCTCAGAGAAAATGGCCTACAGGACCCAGCTGATGCAGGACTTTCCTGGCATTGCCCATTCTAGGTCCCGACTCCTCAggccctatacccgtggtggcgaacctatggcactccagatgttcatggactacaattccaatcagcccctgtcagcatggccgtaggttcaccaccactgccctatactcTCCCCAGAAACACCAGGAGCAAGATAGACAAAAGGGCTTCAGAGCTGTGTTCTAGGAGAGAAAACGGCGACGAGGACGTTGGAAACGGGCAACTCACCTTATGGAAGTCGTCAAATGTGACGGCGGCCACAGCCCCTCGGATGCGCGAGGCCAACATCTTGCAGGCATCGCCTACGAAATCCAGGACACTGAAGAGGCGAGAGGCCTCAGCAACAGGAGGGTTCTCAAAGTGCCTGATCGGGGGGAAATGAGATGAATGCGAGACTTTGTTGCTGCTCTTAAACAGGACAGGGGTGCTAACtcaagaagaagtagaagaagagtttggatttacatcccccctcatttctctcctgtaaggagactcaaagaggcttacaatctcctttccctttccacccccacaacaagcaccctgagaggtgggtggggctgaaagagctccgaagaacttaTGGGcccttctccaaactcttcttcttctgctactgcaAACAAATTCAATTATGTGGAAATGCATAAATATCCCACTGACAAAATGAGGCATGATGGGTATTGAAGAGACCACAAATTTGCTTAATTTACATACAGTTTTTTAACTATGATCAGAGCGGTTTGTTGTTTGACAACCGAGTCTCTGGTGTTCTGCGCATTCTCACGCGACTCTATGCTGCAgtcctcccactccccccccatTTATggttagggttcccaacctccagggggtggccaGAGATTTCccaatattacaactgatctccaggggacagagattggttcagctggagaaaatggccactttggaaggtgggcataggaggttaagagctcatgtaactaatctggaggaaccgggtttgattcttggctctgccgcctgagctgtggaggcttatctggggaattcagattagcctgtgcactcccacacacgccagctgggtgaccttgggctagtcacagcttctcggagctctctcagccccacctatctcacagggtgtttgttgtgagggggaagggcaaagagattgtaagcccctttgagtctcctgcaggagagaaaggggggatataaatccaaactcttcttcttcttcttctcaatagCAGTCTACCCCACCAAAATCTCCTCCCCAGATCCTGCTCTCTACcaacagagtttaaagcggagctactctggtaagatgagaaggtctagtagtcttcttgcactcgctgcagccttctaccactctggaaaagaatactttccacgcaagatgttctttccatagaaaGGTTTTACTTGAGCAGTTGCatggttacacaagtctatgctcaacaagactataaaactatactgaactcttcagcaagaacaaagttgaacacgcATGCTGAACTTAACACTTGGAACTCAGACTCAGAACtctgcatatacaatgcattgcatcttatacattcaacaaggatactttcctccccgccctggcaacagcctctcattggtctagagtcacagttgaactcccCAATCATGGTAAAGGTTAACTGTTGCTACTTCGCCCTAGACTTACTGCCTCCggccttgctgttggcaaacttctgatgattagaagatgaaccttttgtggaCCTTTCTTTTTCATATATCATGACACTCTCGTCCGTCTccgcccccaaaacctccaggacttccccaaaccagagctggcaaccccggCTGTGGTTTCTGTCCCCCAAGCGCTCACCAGTTGTAGGCCAGCTGGAGCTGCAGGCGGGCGTGATCCGCCGTCTCAATGGTGACAACGTCAGTGCAGAAGTCAGGCCCCATGAGGAGGCAGATGGCGCGGCGGGCGTGGGGCCGCTTAGGTCGGCCCCCTGAAAGGCTCAGCACCGTGAACTGCTCGTCTGGGCCCAGCAGCACCAGTTCTGGCCCAAAAACCACCctgagaaggaagagggagaatCTTAAGTGGGAGATATTCTGAGATTTATTGTCTCCCCACCACCAACCTTCCCAACTCTTACAATGGGcttcagcgtgatgtagtggttaagagcaggtggattctaatctggagaaccgggtttgatcccccactcctccccctgagtggcggaggtttatctggtaaaccagatgtgtttccgcactcctatattcctgctgggtgaccttgggctagtcacagttctctcaggactctctcagccccacctacgtcacaaggtatctgttggggggagaggaagggaaaggagcctgtaagccccttcgagtctccttacaggagagaaaagtggagtgtaaatccaaactgttcttcttcatgGGACAGTTTCAGGTTTCATCCTTCTTCATCCTACATGGGAGCCAAATTGGTCTCTTTCacctcccccatccccagaatcccctcccccaaaaatggTGGCAAATGGCCACATCCTTCCCGCAATCCCGGAAGCAGGGGAAGAAAATTCTCACTAGAAATCAACTCTATGAAGAAGTTTATGGGGTCGTTCCAACTAGGATATCCTCGAGCGTATGATTTTTCCCATGGTCTTTATCTGAACCTCtatgctttagagcaggggtcttcaaactatggccctccagatgttcatagactacaattccctaccacttggccatgctggcaggggctgatgggaattgtagtccatgaacatctggagggccatcgtttgaagatccctgctttagagcataggtgtcaaactcgtggccctccagatgttatggactacagttcccatcatcccctgccagcatcatgctggcagggggtgatgggaactgtagtgctcACAACATCTgaaggggcacgagtttgacacctgtgctttagaaacTGAAAAACAGCTCAAAAGGCCtatgcaaaaaaaccaacaacttaGCTTCACAAAAGGCCTCTGTAGTTGGTCCCTTCCTGCGTGAAAACAGGGCACCAATTTTGAGTCTGGCCTGAAGCAGGGCTTAGTCATAAGAGCCGTCTGCTGCACCAGCTCTCCTCCTCAGAGGATGAGTGTGCGATTTCCCAACCGCTGAGTAAGCACCGGCAGAACCTCTTCCAGGCATCGGAGACGGGCGGGGAAGGTTTCCCGTCAGCCAAGGGCCCTGGATTCCAGGCATCCCTCCTTTGGCACATTCCCTTTCCCTTTAAAGAGCACCTGGCCCTCCCTTCGACATCGTCCCCTCTTTGGTCAGCAGCAGGAAGAAACAAACGATAAAACTAAAGGTGCTGCTTCAAACCTCAGGGGTGCCATTTATACTTTTTTATTGCTCCCctcatttaaaagaagaagaagagtttggatttataccccacctttctctcctgtaaagagactcaaggcagcttacaagctcctttcccttggatttatatcctgcctttctctcctggaaggagacaaCTCAAAACTccttttcacttcctctccccaccacagacacccagtggtgggatcaggAGAGAACTAGGCTGATAGTTGTGGTGcggaagaaggaggagagtttggacttataccccacctttcactcctgtaaggagacaactcaaaactcctttccttcctctccctgcaacagataccttgtgaggtaggtggggctgagagagctctaagcagtggtgagatccaaaaattttagtaacaggttcccatggtggtgggattcaaacagtggcatagtgccaatggggcggggtggggcacgacgggggcgtggtcaggcattctggggcggggcattaataatttctctgttactgtaaaaaactcttactgtaaaaaaaaagttcctaatttccagctggtatctttctgtccataatttaaactcattatagcaagtcctatcatctactgccaacagaaacaactacttctcctctaattgactgcctgtcaaatacttaatactttcaaatacttaattttgtttctagaaatcaaaagaaggagactttccttaaacaaggaacttgaccatatttctaaaacatgtttttaaacgcagccaaatccaaatccaaatccaaatcatttatttacggtcaacgaccagaacaacaaaataaaaatacacaattcagcaacaataaagcacaggtcagagataatacatattctgtattgctgacagagaggatgttcgcgggaattaagtaatatatatatattaaaaaatttcaGTGACTTATGTTTGGAGTCCCGTTACACCTAAATTGCGAATCAAAATtccagcccaacagggagaattatcccgttttctaccttcgctaaccagccatataggaaacaacaggactttatgatttttggacctaatggaatttctaacggaaaagcagacccaattagtaaccccctctcagcacacacaaataattagtaacccactctcgggaactggagggccttcctctccccactcgggaactggtgagaacctgctggatcccacctctgcagacaccatgtgaggtaagtGAAGCTGAGAGttcagaagaagggaaaggagcttgtaagccaccttgagtctccttacaggcgggatataaatccaaactcttcttcttcttccatacagGTATTTCCTAGGCTCCCTTCCTGTGCCACCTTTTGATCTGCTACCCCAACATAGTCAATGAaacccattcacacacacacacacacaccctgccagtCCTCTCACCTGGCTTTACGCTCCTTGTAGTCGTACACTTGCACCGCAGCATTGTGAGGGACACGGTAGGTCACCACTCGGGTCCGGTCACGAGGCGTTCCACCCCCTTCGGAAGTTTCCCTGGAGCGATCCAATGCGGGGTCCCTCCCCAAGCACAGCAAGGTCTCGACGTGGGGCGGGAGCTCCTTTTCCCACAGTTCCTCATCCTGAGTTAGCATATAAGTGTGGCCAATGACAGCTCGGACCTGGAGCAGGGGGGTGACGAGAGGGGAGAAAGATGAAGGTTTTTGCTGAGTCACAGTACCAGGAGAttggtgcatgcacacacactgtAGCGCTCCCACAGCCAGAgatctgcccagaggtgggatccagccggttctcacaggttcccgagagtagattactaattatttgtgtgtgccgagagggggttactaattggtgattttgccacaagatttttgccttagttacgctcctcctctcagcagtagcgtgcagaacttgaagcagtctagcaggagatgcactgcGCCTGAGTGcactcatttcctgcccaaggactggcgcagcggctgcgtccttgccacagccccgcccaggaatgccctgtccctggaatgcccagccacacccccgtcgtgccccgcccagccccattggcgctacgccacagtttgaatcccaccaccatgggaacctgttactaaaatttttggatcccaccactggatctgccGTGGCAACCTGAGGCCACCTCTTTCTCAAAGGAAGGTGTATTTACAGTCCATGGAGAtgcctgtaggattttcaagaccagagacattcggggtggtttgccacttcctgcctctgtgcagctaccctggacttccttggtggtctcccgaggaggaggagaagaaggaggaggaatttggatttataccccacctttctctcctgtaaggagactcaagggggccttcaagctccttttccttcctctccccaccacagacaccttgagaggaaggtggggctgaaagagttctgagagaactgtgactagcccaggatcacccagcaggattgtaggagtgcggaaacgcatctggttcaccagataagcctctggcgctcaggtggaggagtggggaatgaaacccggttctccagattagaatccacctgctcttaaccactacaccacgcgggtTCTCCTGCTCAGCTTCCCAGATCCGACGCgattgggttagcctggaccACCAGGATCAGGACACATCTATCGTCTCCCAAGTGTTCCCTAGAAGGGACATCACTGCCCTTCAACCCTGGCACTCCCCTCATCCATCCACCCCCTAAGCTCCcattttccagcaattcctagagctacccaacaacacttcctgtttttccccagaaatgactTTATGGTGCTTACAGCacggtttttccccctcccccccacttttctccacatgGGGAGACACAAGATGGGATCTGGGGTTAAGAAGGAACCCAGGTGAGATCAGCTGTACAAACTGGTAAGAGCCAACTCTTTTGTTAGAGGTGCTTTTGGAAGGTTTTTCTCACCAGACATGTTTATGCTGCACAGGATTAGAGCTGTGTTGTCAAATGGCTGTGCTGTTCCATCCGTCCTGCTCACCTTTCCTGATTTGATATCCCTCACATAAATGCCCTCGTTCTCAGCCAGCGGGAGGGCATGGCGCCGTTCTAGCACTTCTACTTCTGCAGGCGGTACGTACTCCAGAGGCCCCTGGATCAGCCAGCGGTCCCCCGGCTTGCGCATCACCTCCTCCCCatcctaagaagaagaaaagtttggatttatatccccccattctctgctgtaaggagactcaaaggggcttacaatctcctttccctccctccccccacccacacacacaacaaacaccctgtgaggtgggtgaggctgagagagctctgaagaactgtgactggccccaggtcacccagctggcatgtgttggagtgcacaggctaatctggttcaccagataagcctccacagagtgGGGGactcaaaccaggttctccagattagagcgcacctgctcttaagcgcTACGCCACGCTTGCAAAGAAAGAGACCGCGGAAGGCGTCCAATGCCTGCATGTGTAATctcactttcccccccttccccacaccgTGCAGGCCCAGGTCTAACCTCGTTCTCGTCTTCAAAGGGTCGGAGTGCACGCAGCAAGAGTCCCTCATCCTCCGAGAGGATGTAAGTGTCCTGTATCTCGTTCTCCAGCCTTTCTCCAGGTTGCAGGAAAAAGGAGGTCTCTCCCTGTGGAAGGAGAAGTGAGAAACCCTAATGAGGCTCCGTCAGTCACCTGAGAAATACAGTCATTCGAGCTGTCCCCTCCTGTCTAGAAGACCCAGGGCCACAAACATTAGCAGGGACTTCCAGCCAGTGAGTGCTcttgagtgttcctgcattgcagggtgttggacttgatggcccttggggtcttttccaaatctatgattctatgatccctcCTCCTGTTAATGGTTGCCATGAAGATATGGGAGCCAAATTCGGGTATGATACGGtaaccagacgtcccgcttttggtgggacagtcccgcctttagacaatttgtcctgcgtcccgcgggttttttgaagtgtcccattgtttggaaggctgccgcactgccttctggggcgcaaggcagtgcggcagcctcccgcgcacgctgccacaggagcactgcattctggggcactcccgtttcccgccctgaaacgggagcgccccagaaggcagtgcgctcctgctgcTGCACGCGCGGCCACCCGCCTACCCTcgcgtcccggtttacaaaggtgaccatctggtcaccttagggtgTAAGAGCAAGGCACCGTTCtctacaaaatggatgcctctcagagggtTTTAGGATCCATCTTGTGTATCAAGCTCAGACAGGAAGGAGGTTGGTAGCTGAACGTTCGCCAGGGCCCTAAGGTGAACAAACCACTGAACGAAGAACCAGGGCACTACCGTAGCTGCTAACATTACACCCCAGGCCTGTTGCCATACATATATAAGTGAATGCACCCAGTAAGTGTAAGGAGATCTACTATAATTGTAATATAAGATTGCCGTAACACTTGCAGCAGCTTAGCCAGGGTGCCGAGACAGCCTATTGCACCATTTGGGCCTGGGCCCAGACGTACCTTGATCACCTTCTTCTGCCCGAGTTGAGGTTTGCCGCTGGAGTCCACCGGGTCACAAACAACACAGTACTGGCAGCTGTTCAGGGTGATAATGTCAACAATGCGCACCACTTCCTCGTAAACGTCAGGGATGTGGGCCTCGGAATCAGCCATGGTGACCAGCCACTCTTCCCCGGTCTTTCTCACGGTCCCCTGGGAGTCCCGGAATGTCTTGGTGGCCCGGAGATGCAGCGCTTTCTTCAAGGAAGAGATATGAGGTTAAAGTGTGAGGATCCCAGTGGGGTTCTTCGGCAGAGAACTTAAACACTCTACAAATAGGACTTAAGCGTACTGAATAGcaatacaataaacaaaaaactcCGCCTGTCCTGCTGCTTAAGACAGAAACACACAAACTTCGATACTtattactaatttactaagtgaattgaaaagtgaaaataagtgcactTCTGTCTGAAACAGCTAcgaatatacataaatacaaaaagttacaaaaatacaaaccactaacaatGTACATATACAgaagtggtgggatgcaaaaattttagtaacaggttcccatggtggtgggattcaaacagtggcgtagcgccaatggggctggggagggcacaacaggggcgtggctgggcattctgggggcggggcattaataatttctctgttactgtaaaaaactcttactgtataaaaaagttcctagtttccacctggtatctttctgtccataatttaaactcattatagcaagtcctatcgtctactgccaacagaaacaacgacttctcctctaattgactgcctgtcaaatacttaatactttcaaatacttaattttgtttctagaaatcaaaagaagaatactttccttaaacaaggaactttaccgtatttctaaaacatgtttttaaaacagcccaacagggagaattatcccattttctaccttcgctaaccagccacataggaaacaactggactttatgatttttggacctaatggaatttctaatggaaaagcggccccaattagtaaccccctctcggcacacacaaataattagtaaccccactcttgggaactggtgagaacctgctggatcccacctctgagaaaatacaattgtatacaTAGGAACAAGTATAATCTATGGatgctttttgttttgctgtgcaatgaaacacagattgaatttAAAGATACAGTCCTTTACTGTCAGCATACATGGAGGACTTAGAGGTTACAACAGCTGTACACCTTCTTGAGGAGTacaaaaatatgcaaaataagGCATTCTAGGGGCACGCGTAATAGCACATTTGGGAACGCTTGGAAGCGCCAAGCGCCAGCTACCGTACAATGCAAGGCCGCTGGTCGTAAAGAGGTCACATTTGTAGGCGCAAATACTGTCAAGTATCCTCCCTGAGGAATTCCACCTCGAGATGAAGGCTGGCTTAGGCCAAATAGCACCTGCAGGGAGCtctctttcctgctttctgctGGAAAAAGAAATGCTGCTGGAATTGCCCTTTGCCCAGGGGCGGGAGACGCAAAGGAAGAGCTCCTCTGCCACCAGCCAAAGACTCCTGTCCGTCCAAACAAGAATATTACCTCATAGGAAGATCAGCCTTCTCTTCGAACATGAACGTTCACTTTGTTCAGGCCGACAGCTTCAGATCTTCCAGTTTTACCTTGACCAAACCCCTCCTCTTACATGTTGCCACCTTCTTAATTTGTAAGATGGGATTGAAAACACCTTCAATGGGGGGTACATGAAGTGTGCAGGAAAGGCCTCACAGATGTTTATGCTTGAATAAATTCTATAAGTCTCAACGGTGCCATGGGGCTACTAATTTCgttttgctgctgcagactaACAGAATAGCCTGTTTGGAATTTACTCACGTTTGTTTATTGATGtcatttatttatatgctgcctctcccccCATTGGGgccccaaagcggcttacatcattctcctctcctctttttttactcttacaacaaccccgtgaggttGAAATCAGTGTGGTGTTGCGGTTAAGAGCgggaaactctaatctggagaaccaggtttgattccttcgtacaagtggcagactctcatccggtgaactggattggcttccctgttcctgcacacaaagcctgctgggtgaccttgggctagtcacagttctctctgaactctctcagccccacctacctcataccgtgtttccccgaaaataagacagtgtcttatattaatttttgctcccaaagatgcgctatgtcttattttcaggggatgtcttatttttctgcgttctgttagtcgggcatgcttccaaacaaaaactttgctatgttttacttttgggggatgccttatatttcacacttcagtaaaacctctactacgtcttattttccagggatgtcttatattcggagaaacagggtagggcatctgttgtggggaggggaagggaaggattttgtaagccccttggggTGCTTCCATGGCCcaagctgggatttgaacctagttcagtggtggcaaacctttggcactccagatgttatggactacaattcccatcagcccctgccagcatggccatcagcaggggctgatgggaattgtagtccataacatctggagtgccaaaggtctagTTCTTCCAGACTTTAGTtcaacattcttaaccactacaccacattggctctcgtATGAGTCACTTTGGGGGAGAAAGAACTTGTTCCCAACATGCCGCTGCGCAATCAGTGCTAGGCAGAGCAACTGAGGAGAGAGAAGGACAATATTATCAGCCACAAAGCTATGTCACATGCCCCATTCTCAGCAGCACGTGGACCTTGAGCACTTTTTATCCCCCACAATAAGAGCACACCCCGCCCCAGGCCGCTCCCCAAACAGTCCTTCCTCCATCTGCCACTAGGGGCAGCATACAAGACACTCACCTTCTCAGTCAGCACAAAGGCATCCACGGTGTCAACCACTTCCTCAAAAACTCCAGGCAAATAAGCCCCAACCCGCTTCACCAGCCACTCCTCGCCTGCCAGAGGAAAGGAACGAGGACATCTGTCAGAGAGGAAGAGAGCCCTTCGAAgggctgtgggaggggaggggcagaacagGTACCTGTCACGCGTCTATTCCCTTCCCTGTCCACACACTCCTTGCGCGCCTGAAGTCTGATTGCCTGGTTGGGCCGAATGATGGTGGCTTGGATCGTCTCCACGACCTCGACCTCCTTGCGTGGGATATAGGTGCCTGCGGGCGACAGAGTCTGGTGAGGAGGGCAGCCCAGTGCTCGGACCACGCTGGGCGGAAAACGAAGCGATCGCGCCCTACCTGGTCCTTCAAACAGCCACTCGTCACCGGCAACGTGTTTCCCGTCCTTGTCATCTTCCATGTCCAGAAGTGCTCGGAGGTGGAGGGCGGTGTTAGCTGAGACCACCTGCAGGGGCGTAACACCCTAGAGGGGGAGAGCAAGGGAGACTGtcaggcagaggcataggggggaaCAAACCTGCTACAgctgcctcccccccgccccagtgccCCACTTATTTTAGCTGGCGGGAGCCTCTAAACCCCTTGGCCTGGCCTTgtcaggctgctctttcagtcgGCCTCCACCGGCcaaaagagcagcctggctgggccgccacTGGGTGCCCCTCGGCCCCGCCCTGCTACCTTTCTGGCTGGAGGAGGGTTCGCCAGATGAAGCAGCAGCCTGGAGAGGCAGGCCCGAGGGAacgggtgtggggggtgattctcc
Encoded here:
- the LOC125444666 gene encoding major vault protein, giving the protein MAAESIIRIPPYHYIHVLDQNSNVTRVEMGPKTYIRQDNERIVFPPMKMVMVPPRHYCIIFNPVVRGADNAVQFDAVGQVRLRHADLEIRLAQDPFPLYPGEELQQGVTPLQVVSANTALHLRALLDMEDDKDGKHVAGDEWLFEGPGTYIPRKEVEVVETIQATIIRPNQAIRLQARKECVDREGNRRVTGEEWLVKRVGAYLPGVFEEVVDTVDAFVLTEKKALHLRATKTFRDSQGTVRKTGEEWLVTMADSEAHIPDVYEEVVRIVDIITLNSCQYCVVCDPVDSSGKPQLGQKKVIKGETSFFLQPGERLENEIQDTYILSEDEGLLLRALRPFEDENEDGEEVMRKPGDRWLIQGPLEYVPPAEVEVLERRHALPLAENEGIYVRDIKSGKVRAVIGHTYMLTQDEELWEKELPPHVETLLCLGRDPALDRSRETSEGGGTPRDRTRVVTYRVPHNAAVQVYDYKERKARVVFGPELVLLGPDEQFTVLSLSGGRPKRPHARRAICLLMGPDFCTDVVTIETADHARLQLQLAYNWHFENPPVAEASRLFSVLDFVGDACKMLASRIRGAVAAVTFDDFHKNSSRLICAAVFGFDAEGKLRNSLRFAPNGLVISSIDIQSVEPVDQRTRDALQHSVQLAIEITTNSQEAAARHEAERLEQEARGRLERQKILDQAEAERARKELLELEALSTAVESTGAAKAEAQSRAEAARIEGEGAVLQAKLKADAMAIETAAELQRLAKAREQELGFSKAQADLDVARAEALAAVEVKKFEAVTKALGANTIRDIAVAGPEMQAKLLQGLGIQSTLITDGTSPINLFTAAGGLLGILPKPSTT